Proteins from a genomic interval of Actinoalloteichus hymeniacidonis:
- a CDS encoding FAD-dependent monooxygenase: MDLNENKARRVLVVGLGISGIATALRLHGIGWTPVIVEKAPARRYGGYFIGLFGAGRISAERLGILDGVHDRTPQGAHFDIDRAGNRRSGLGFKDLPGVPWLMLRGDVERAAFDKLPPEIEIRYSTVPTKIEQDADGVDVTLTGVTDGNSTIERFDLVVGADGLRSTVRELAFGPHEKYLHRMNYMIAAFEFPGTPGDLEKEDGATLLERGRSMWILPFSDHNPTMLLSYRTDDVDAEFAESPAERIRATFGPEPLGHTLGDAVAAVESTDELIFDSVEQVHLDSWHRGRVVLVGDAAWCPTLYSGMGASAGLCGAELLGTMIATYPDDLPRAFTEWERKLRPYMNLYQKIGVQQRTFFTPHTRFHTALRRAILFLNSRRVVGAPLRWWTVNNKAARMKEADITRV; the protein is encoded by the coding sequence TTGGATTTGAACGAGAACAAGGCACGTCGGGTGCTGGTGGTAGGCCTGGGGATCAGCGGGATCGCCACCGCGTTGCGGTTGCACGGCATCGGGTGGACACCGGTCATCGTGGAGAAGGCGCCTGCACGGCGTTACGGGGGCTACTTCATCGGGCTGTTCGGCGCGGGTCGGATCTCCGCCGAGCGGCTGGGCATCCTGGACGGGGTGCACGACCGCACGCCGCAGGGCGCACACTTCGACATCGACCGGGCCGGCAACCGGCGGTCCGGGCTGGGCTTCAAGGACCTGCCCGGTGTGCCGTGGCTGATGCTGCGCGGCGATGTCGAGCGAGCGGCCTTCGACAAGCTGCCGCCCGAGATCGAGATCCGCTACTCCACCGTGCCCACCAAGATCGAGCAGGACGCCGACGGCGTCGACGTCACGTTGACCGGGGTCACTGACGGCAACTCGACCATCGAGCGGTTCGACCTGGTCGTCGGCGCGGACGGCCTTCGTTCCACGGTCCGGGAGCTGGCGTTCGGACCACACGAGAAGTACCTACACCGGATGAACTACATGATCGCCGCCTTCGAGTTCCCCGGCACGCCGGGTGATCTGGAAAAGGAGGACGGGGCGACGCTACTGGAACGCGGCCGGTCGATGTGGATCCTCCCGTTCTCCGACCACAACCCGACCATGCTGCTGTCCTACCGCACCGACGACGTGGACGCCGAGTTCGCCGAGTCACCCGCCGAACGGATCCGCGCGACGTTCGGCCCCGAACCGCTGGGCCACACGCTCGGTGACGCGGTGGCGGCCGTGGAGTCCACCGACGAACTGATCTTCGACTCGGTCGAGCAGGTGCACCTGGACAGCTGGCACCGCGGTCGGGTGGTCCTGGTCGGCGACGCGGCGTGGTGCCCGACGCTGTACTCCGGGATGGGCGCCTCCGCCGGGTTGTGCGGCGCGGAACTGCTGGGCACGATGATCGCCACCTACCCCGACGACCTGCCCCGCGCGTTCACCGAATGGGAGCGCAAGCTGCGCCCGTACATGAACCTCTACCAGAAGATCGGGGTGCAGCAGCGGACGTTCTTCACCCCGCACACCCGCTTCCACACCGCACTGCGCAGGGCGATCTTGTTCCTGAACAGCAGGCGCGTGGTGGGAGCCCCGTTGCGCTGGTGGACCGTGAACAACAAGGCGGCTCGGATGAAGGAGGCCGACATCACCCGAGTGTGA
- a CDS encoding TetR family transcriptional regulator, with protein sequence MSCPFAERERALAESTTTTRPNWEDSAIGLIDAIVGMWTASVTTT encoded by the coding sequence ATGTCCTGCCCCTTCGCCGAGCGAGAACGCGCCTTGGCCGAGAGCACCACTACCACCAGGCCGAACTGGGAAGACAGCGCCATCGGCCTGATCGACGCGATCGTCGGCATGTGGACGGCCTCGGTCACCACTACCTGA
- a CDS encoding ferredoxin has product MKITVDEDTCCGAGSCVMTAPDVFDQRDEDGVVILLDAEPPADLYGVVQEAADVCPAAAIRLTKQ; this is encoded by the coding sequence ATGAAGATCACCGTGGACGAAGACACCTGCTGCGGAGCGGGCTCCTGCGTCATGACCGCCCCGGACGTCTTCGACCAGCGCGATGAAGACGGGGTCGTGATCCTGCTCGACGCCGAACCGCCTGCCGACCTGTACGGGGTCGTGCAGGAAGCCGCCGACGTCTGCCCGGCCGCGGCGATCCGGCTGACCAAGCAGTGA
- a CDS encoding MFS transporter: MDTVILLAVGRCGTPISAGGWEVGRSRLQAPRLLPSLSRFWCISSGSAALTGAASAIMTIPYLLFGLLAGAMADRVNRKRLMVLSDLTAAALVASVPIAYLLGSISAIHVVLVAFVAWTAFVWFDAAAWGALVSVVGRDRLVGANSVIWSLGITAGIAMPAVATAVGSATHPSMMLVLSAVTYCVSALLIFRIRTKLDLDPRGTSAPQESLGQAIRAGLRFIWRTVEVRIVTLASVGLTLSSGAVIASWWCISTGISGSPQTTGGSGCSSRRVLSAHCWRRSCFRC, encoded by the coding sequence ATGGACACGGTGATTCTTCTGGCGGTCGGCCGCTGTGGCACGCCGATTTCCGCCGGTGGCTGGGAAGTCGGACGATCTCGTCTGCAGGCACCGAGGCTCTTGCCGTCGTTGTCCCGATTCTGGTGTATCAGCAGCGGCTCGGCAGCGCTCACCGGCGCGGCTTCGGCCATCATGACGATTCCGTATCTACTGTTCGGTCTGCTCGCCGGAGCGATGGCCGACCGGGTCAACCGCAAGCGGCTCATGGTGCTCTCCGATCTGACGGCCGCCGCTTTAGTCGCGTCGGTACCGATCGCTTATCTGCTGGGCTCGATCAGCGCGATCCATGTCGTCCTCGTGGCGTTCGTCGCGTGGACGGCTTTCGTCTGGTTCGATGCCGCAGCCTGGGGAGCTCTGGTCAGCGTGGTGGGTCGCGATCGCCTGGTGGGCGCCAACTCGGTGATCTGGTCGCTTGGGATCACCGCCGGGATCGCGATGCCCGCAGTGGCCACGGCCGTCGGCAGCGCAACGCATCCAAGCATGATGCTGGTCCTCAGCGCGGTGACCTACTGCGTCTCGGCGCTTCTCATTTTCCGGATTCGCACAAAGCTTGATCTCGACCCACGTGGGACATCCGCACCGCAGGAATCGTTAGGACAGGCGATCCGCGCGGGCCTGCGATTCATCTGGCGGACCGTGGAGGTCCGCATCGTGACCCTGGCGTCGGTGGGTCTCACCCTGTCCAGCGGCGCCGTCATCGCATCCTGGTGGTGCATCTCGACCGGAATATCGGGATCGCCGCAGACGACTGGCGGATCGGGTTGTTCTTCGCGGCGGGTGCTGTCGGCGCACTGCTGGCGTCGGTCCTGCTTCCGGTGTTGA
- a CDS encoding cytochrome P450 — MDEPAAGRERTESVLDYPIPAPSALEPPPEWSRLRQTCPVAKVRLPSGDEASLLTRYADVKQVLADPRFRPALNSPDAARVSDNESGGVFSSPLVTALDLENHQQWRRMVGKWFTAKRITALRPAIEAMAEQLVDDMVAAGPTADLKSALGFPLPVWVICDMLGVSENDRDKFASWSNALLSLTRFTQAEMDVAQAEFDAYMAGHIAATRENPGEDLISELIAAADAEGQVMTDIVLLNTAQGLLLAGHETTSNMIGKMVGMLLADRSRWERLLADRTLVRTAVEEALRMDANPSFGLPRFIDADIEVGEVAVPQRTTLVCNIGAANRDENAFDNAAEMDLARTPNPHLAFGSGGSSCLGQSLARTELQAVLEVLLRRLPTLELAVPAEDLERVDGLVVGGLKELPVRW, encoded by the coding sequence GTGGACGAGCCAGCAGCAGGCCGCGAGCGCACCGAGTCGGTCCTCGACTATCCGATCCCAGCCCCGTCGGCGTTGGAACCGCCGCCCGAGTGGAGTCGGTTGCGCCAGACCTGTCCGGTCGCCAAAGTCCGGCTGCCCAGCGGGGACGAAGCTTCGCTGCTGACCCGTTATGCCGACGTCAAGCAGGTCTTGGCCGATCCGAGGTTCCGCCCGGCTCTCAACAGTCCCGATGCGGCTCGGGTCTCGGACAACGAGTCCGGCGGCGTGTTCAGCAGTCCTTTGGTTACGGCCTTGGACCTCGAGAACCATCAGCAGTGGCGCCGGATGGTCGGCAAATGGTTCACCGCCAAGCGGATTACCGCGCTGCGACCCGCCATCGAGGCGATGGCCGAACAGCTCGTCGACGACATGGTGGCTGCCGGTCCCACCGCTGATCTGAAGAGCGCTCTCGGTTTTCCGCTGCCGGTGTGGGTCATCTGCGACATGCTCGGTGTGTCGGAGAACGACCGGGACAAGTTCGCCTCCTGGTCCAACGCCCTATTGAGCCTGACCCGCTTCACCCAGGCGGAAATGGACGTGGCGCAGGCCGAGTTCGACGCCTACATGGCTGGCCATATCGCCGCTACTCGCGAGAATCCCGGCGAAGACCTGATCAGCGAACTCATCGCGGCCGCTGATGCCGAAGGGCAGGTCATGACCGATATCGTGTTGCTGAACACCGCACAGGGACTGTTGCTTGCCGGCCACGAGACGACCTCCAACATGATCGGCAAAATGGTCGGGATGCTGCTGGCCGACCGCAGCCGGTGGGAACGACTCCTCGCCGATCGCACCCTCGTGCGTACCGCCGTCGAAGAAGCGCTGCGCATGGACGCGAACCCCAGCTTCGGCCTGCCCCGCTTCATCGACGCGGATATCGAGGTGGGTGAGGTCGCCGTGCCGCAACGGACGACCTTGGTGTGCAACATCGGGGCGGCCAACCGCGACGAGAACGCCTTCGACAACGCCGCCGAAATGGACCTGGCCCGCACCCCCAACCCGCACCTGGCCTTCGGTTCCGGTGGCAGCTCCTGTCTCGGCCAATCGTTGGCCCGCACCGAACTGCAGGCCGTGCTCGAGGTGCTGTTGCGGCGGCTGCCGACATTGGAACTCGCGGTGCCCGCAGAAGACCTCGAACGCGTCGACGGTTTGGTGGTCGGCGGACTGAAGGAGTTGCCCGTGCGGTGGTGA
- a CDS encoding multicopper oxidase family protein has translation MFLLGSVGAGLIYFSQARIDTVGAVEFGTELGIPPLAESEQDASGARVFNLDIESGETLFLDGGPTETWGVNGAYLGPTIRAAKGEKVRFRVDNGLDEPTSLHWHGMHLPPDMDGGPHQPVGPGETWTPNWTIDQPAATLWYHPHLHGNTADHLYRGLAGMFILDDDNVDQLKLPAEYGVDDIPMIVQDRKFDDNNQFDQSIPFMSTSGTLGDEIIVNGSRGPYHEVTTRLVRLRLLNASNARMYNFGLSDDREFQLIGTDGGLLPEAWATDRVQLSPGERAEIVVAFEPGETVELRSYEAEFELGDMAPARLNGDEDRFDIIQFRAADTLTDETEIPAVLASAPDLDTHDIAEVRTFELEGRNINGERMAMDRIDFGVREGDTEVWEVTNVNGYIHNFHVHDVQFQILDVDGAEPPPDLRGWKDTVLLIPDLRYRLAMRFDGYTNPDMPYMYHCHLLTHEDQGMMGQFVVLGEGEEIGRVPQQAATHDHG, from the coding sequence ATGTTCTTGCTCGGTAGTGTCGGAGCCGGGCTCATCTACTTCAGCCAGGCGAGAATCGACACCGTCGGCGCGGTGGAATTCGGCACGGAACTGGGGATACCACCACTCGCCGAATCCGAACAGGACGCATCCGGGGCACGGGTGTTCAACTTGGACATCGAGTCCGGCGAGACCCTGTTCCTGGACGGCGGCCCCACCGAGACCTGGGGCGTCAACGGCGCCTACCTCGGGCCGACCATTCGTGCGGCCAAGGGGGAGAAGGTCCGGTTTCGAGTCGACAACGGTCTGGACGAGCCGACCTCGCTGCACTGGCACGGCATGCACCTACCGCCGGACATGGACGGTGGCCCGCACCAGCCCGTGGGCCCGGGCGAGACCTGGACGCCGAACTGGACGATCGACCAGCCTGCGGCGACCCTGTGGTATCACCCGCACCTACACGGAAACACCGCCGACCACCTGTACCGGGGTCTGGCGGGAATGTTCATCCTCGACGACGACAACGTCGATCAGTTGAAGCTGCCCGCCGAATACGGCGTCGACGATATTCCGATGATCGTGCAGGATCGAAAATTCGACGACAACAACCAGTTCGATCAATCGATCCCGTTCATGAGCACCTCGGGAACCCTCGGCGACGAGATCATCGTCAATGGGTCACGAGGCCCCTACCATGAGGTGACGACGCGACTCGTGCGGTTGCGGCTGCTCAATGCCTCGAATGCGCGGATGTACAATTTCGGCCTCTCCGACGACCGCGAATTCCAACTGATCGGCACCGACGGTGGACTACTGCCCGAGGCATGGGCAACCGACCGGGTTCAACTGTCGCCCGGCGAGCGCGCCGAGATCGTGGTGGCCTTCGAACCGGGGGAGACCGTGGAACTTCGGTCCTACGAGGCCGAGTTCGAGCTGGGAGATATGGCGCCCGCCCGACTCAACGGCGACGAGGACCGCTTCGACATCATCCAATTCCGGGCCGCGGACACGCTTACCGACGAGACCGAGATCCCGGCCGTGCTGGCCTCGGCGCCGGACCTCGACACCCACGACATCGCCGAGGTACGAACCTTCGAACTCGAAGGGCGCAACATCAACGGTGAGCGAATGGCGATGGACCGAATCGACTTCGGCGTCCGTGAGGGCGACACGGAGGTCTGGGAGGTCACCAACGTCAACGGCTACATCCACAACTTCCACGTCCACGACGTGCAATTCCAGATCCTCGACGTCGACGGCGCGGAGCCGCCACCGGATCTGCGCGGTTGGAAGGACACCGTGTTGCTCATCCCGGACCTGCGTTATCGCCTGGCGATGCGTTTCGACGGCTACACCAATCCGGACATGCCGTACATGTACCACTGCCACCTGTTGACCCACGAGGATCAGGGAATGATGGGTCAGTTCGTCGTCCTGGGAGAGGGCGAGGAGATCGGCCGGGTTCCTCAGCAGGCAGCCACCCACGATCACGGCTGA